The region CGATGGGGGATGGCTATCAGCTAGTCCAGAGTCTATTGGCGGTTGCCTCAGGGGGCGTTTTGGGTGCCGGGTATGGCTTTTCCCAGCAAAAGCTCTCCTACTTACCGATTCAGCACACTGACTTTATTTTTGCGGTTTATGCGGAAGAAACAGGGTTAGTGGGCTGTCTACTGCTGTTGGCACTGTTGATGGCCTACGGTTGGCTGGGAATGCGAGTGGTGAATCGGGCGCGGGATGCCCTAATCCAGCTCACTGCTTTGGGGGCAACGGTGATGATGCTCCTCCAAGCCCTGATTAATATCAGTGTAGCCATTGGTCTGTTGCCAACAACGGGATTACCCTTTCCCTTCTTTAGCTATGGGGGTAGCTCAATGATGGCCAGTATGGCGATCGCTGGCCTGTTGATTCGCTGTGCCCGCGAAGGGCAGCAGGCAGAGGTGATTGCCTTCCCTGGTGCGACAAAAGCTCGCTCCAGAACCTCCAGAAGCACCCGCCGCCGTGCTGTTCCCGTGGTCCCCTTGCGTCCCGAAGGAATCAATAAACCCTAGGCTGACACTTCACGGCCATCTTGACACCACACGGCAATGACCGCAGGCCGAGGCACCACGACTTGGTCACCATAGGGCCAGCGTGTTCACAGGTCAAACCCGCAGCGCCAAAAAGAGGGCTGTTTTCAAAACAGCGCGGCGGCTCAAGGCACGGGATAGCAGATCACCAAAATACTCGCCCATGGGTAGCCGAAAATCTCTTTACTCTAGGTACCAGTTCATAGGTTAGGGAAACGTGGCGGAAATTAGGTTAGGTGGAGCCTAGATACTGTCGTCACGAGATTGATGCCCAAATGGCGATACAACGGATGTGCACAGCAGCAAGGAAAGAAGCCGTATTTTTGGCGTATCGCGTGGCAATACCTCGCCAACGCTTGAGATGCAAAAAAGCATTCTCAACCAGATGACGAAGCCGATACAACTGCTTGTCGCATTCACGTCGCTGTCTGCGATGTCTGCGCGAAGGGATGACAGGCTGCATCCCATGCTCTTTGGCTTGGGCGATGAGGGCATCACTGTCGTAGCCTTTGTCCGCCAACAGGTACTTTGCATCGATTCCTTCGATCAAGGTTGCAGCTTGGCGACAATCCGCAGTGGTACCTGCTGTGATAACCATTCGCAGCGGCATACCATGCGCATCCACGGCCAGATGTATCTTGGTATTGAGCCCCCTTTTGTACGGCCCATGTCTTGGTTGCCGCCTTTGGCCCCTGTGGCATGAGGGTGGACTTTGACATGAGTAGCATCGATGATCAACCATTCGTAATCGGGCTCGTCGATCAACTGCTCAAGGACCTTTTCCCACACGCCTTTGTCTCGCCAGCGGCAGAACCTTCGATGCACGTTCTTCCAATCTCCGTACTCCGGGGGTAAATCCCGCCAAGGGGCGCCGGTGCGCAGTATCCAGAACACCGCATTGATGAACTGCCGGTTGTCTTTCGCCACACCCCCCCAGCTCCCTCGGCGTCCAGGTAGATGCGGTTCCAACCGCTCCCAAACCCGGTCGGAAATATCGTGGCGACGGTAGTCAGGTGTCCTCATGGCACGGTCCTATAATACAGTCCAGACACACGCTCAGTATCTCATAAACTCGTGACGGCACTATCTAAGAAACGGGAAAAAACCTGTTAAGACAAGGCAGCGGCTAGGAGTTTTTGCGTGTAGGGATGCTGCGGATGAGCAAAGAGCTGTGCCGTGGGGGCGAGTTCGACAATTTTGCCACGATACATGACCGCAACGCGATCGCAAAAACGACGGGCGATCGCCAGATCGTGGGTGATAAAGAGATAGGTCAGTTGCAACTGTTCCTTTAACTCCTGCATTAGCGCCAGCACCTGGGCTTGAATATGGGCATCGAGCATACTCACCGGTTCATCACAGATCACCAGTTGGGGGTGGGTAATTAGGGCACGGGCGATCGCCACCCGCTGGCGTTGTCCCCCCGACAGGGCATGAGGATAGCGATGCAGGTAGGCTTCAGCCGGGGTCAATTCCACCTGCATCAACATCTCACGCACCCGTTCCTGGGCCGCCCGTTTCGCCATCAGCCGATGAATGAGCAGTGGCTCCAGCAAATTTTGCGCCACGGTCATTTTGGGGTTTAGGCAGGCATGGGGGTCTTGGAAAATCATTTGCAGATCGCGGCGGGTTCGGCGCAGTTGGGCCGCTGACAATTGAGTTAAACTGCGCCCCAAAAAGACCACGTCACCGGCATTGGCGGGAATCAGTTGCAGAATTAAGCGCGAAAGTGTACTTTTGCCACAGCCAGACTCACCCACAAGGCCAAGGGTTTCGCCCCGCCGCAGCGTGAGGTCAACGCCATCCACCGCCCGAATCGTGGTTTGCGGTTGTAACCATCCCCCCAAGCGGTAGTGCCGCTGTAGATTCTCAACCCGCAGCAGTTCCGGAGCAGTGTCTAAGGGTGGAGGCTGTGGAGAGGTGAGTTGGGTAGCCGCAAGTAAGGATTGGGTATAAGGGTGCTGTGGCCGTTGCAGCACTTGGTGAGCCGCTCCCAGTTCCATAATTTTGCCTTGGTGCATGACCGCCAGGCGATCGCAATACTTGGCCATCAATGCCAGATCATGGGAAATGAGTAACAGTCCCCGCTGCTCCTGTTGGCACAGGCGCGTGAGTTCCTCCAGAATTTCTGCGGCGACGGTCACATCCAGCGCCGTTGTCGGTTCATCGGCAATGATCAGGGGTGGGTTCAATAACAAGGCAAGGGCGATCGCCACCCGTTGACGCATCCCCCCACTCAACTCATGGGGGTATTGATGGAGGCGATTGGCAGGAATTTTCACCCGCTCCAGCACCTCAATGATGCGCTGCCGCCGTTGGGGACGACTCCAAGAAAACCAATGACTCCGCAATAGCTCATCGCAGTGGTCATAGATGCTCATCAGCGGATTGAGGCGCGTCATCGGATCCTGAAAGACCAAGCCAATTTGCTCGCCCCGCAGTCGCTGCAATTGGGAAGCACTCAGCCCCAAAAGGGATTGCCCCTGAAGTGCGATCTGGCCAAAGATCTGCGACCCTGGCGGCAATAACCGCAAAATGGCCTTGCCAATGGTGGACTTGCCACAACCCGACGCCCCCACCAAGCCAAACCGCTCCCCTGCAGCCACACAAAAAGAAACACCATCCACTACGAATGTTGCAGCAGATGATGTCTCCATTCTAGGGTAGGCGACCCGCAGTTCCCTGAGTTCTAAAAGAGTCGCCATAGGCTGGTGATCCTAGGCAGGTTCGATGCTGGCGTAAAAGACCCCTTGAATTTTTACTTCGTGAGGTTCGTGGGCACCCATATCATCATCGGAGAGTTGCTCACTTTCAAAGGTGCCAGCAATTTCACCGGTGCGGCCATCCACTTTCGCCACATTCAGAGAAATTTGACCCTTCGTGAGGGAGAAGCGTTTGACATTGGCGCGAGCCAGTTCTTCTTCTTTAGCTTGGGGAAGGGCGATCGCCGAGTCATAACCGGAGGCCAAGCCCCGTCCTTTGGGATCGAGGAAGTTGGCGGTGCGGTAGGAAGGAACGTTGAATTCCCCCTTGAAATCCGTTGAAGTAGTGATGCTGGTAACGTTGGGCTGAGTACTCGCCACCAAGTTTTTCACTGTAAACAGCAGTGGGATGCGCTCACCACCCGCCATTTGCACTGTCACTGGTTGGAAATCAATCCCATCCTCTTCCACAAACGTCAGACTGCCATCGCTGTTGACCTTGAGTTCCCCTTGAATTTGATCCAAGCTCGTGGTTTCGCGGGTCACCAGTTTGGTGGGCACAAATTCGGCCTCTTGGCGTTTGTTCTTAGGCTCTTCCTTGACCAAAAATGTCGTCGGCTGCAAGCACAGTCGAGCAATGCGATAGGTTTGGGAACTATCAATGGGATAGGCACCACGGGCCGTATCATCCAGGGTGGGGCACTTGTTGGCCAGACCTGTACCGACAATATCGTCATAGGTTAAAGTCTGTTTTGCGGCAAAGGCGGGGGCGCTCAAGGAAAAAATCCCTAGACATACCGCCAGCAGAGTCGCCATTAAAATGCGATATTTCATGGTTAACCTCAGAAGTCAAAGCATCTCAAAGCAATCAGAGTGTGGGAGATACCCCTGCGTAAGAGTCCAGTGAAGGCAGCCATGCAACTACCTTATCAATCCATGATTATACGGAGGTTTGCGATCGCCTCAGAAAGGAAATTTTCGCAATATTTTAATTCCAAAAAAGTAAAAATGATGGGCGTTTCCTCCCTGGTCGGGCAAAGCCAGCGAACTATCTAAAGGATGAACAAACTAGAATCGGGAGTTGAGCGCAGGATAACAGCGGATGGTGAGTGGTTTCCATGAGTAACAATGGCCAATGGATGAGGTCCAAATGCGTACTGCTAAAGGCTGACGATTGGTAGGGGCAATTTCCTGCAACAAAAGTTTCTGCAGAGAAGGGGCGCGATCGCCCCCATGGATTAAAGGGAGCAAACAGAACCCAAAGATTCCAGAGATAATAGAGATAATTAGGGTGCGACGCGAAAGCTAGCCAGATGATTGTCCCACTAGCCCAACAAGCTAGAACGGGACCGGTTGTGCCCCCAACCGTAGCCTAGGGAGGCATGCGTGACTGGTAACGGTCAGGTATGAAGCCCTCCCGACAACGTAGCCCGAACCGCAAGGTTGAAGCCGAATCCGTGAGGAGGAAGCAACTTCACCAGCGTCAGGTGATAGGGAGCTAGGCTTGAGGGTATGGTGAACGTAAGTGAAGTGACGCCAGAAGCCTCGTTACTCTCAGCAGGCCAAAGACGCTGACAGGCCTGGGCCAAAATGGCAAGTGGACGGCTACACCTCTCCTAATTAGGTGTACGGGGACATTAGCTCCACCGGGGTAAAGTCACCACCTAACCCCTCGCGTCATCTGGTTGGAACGCGGTAAGCCCGTACTTCCGCCTTGATAGGCCAAGCACAAGGCAAGTGGACTGCGAGGAACACCCATGGAAGTGCGGGTAGAGGAGACGGGAAAAAGCGAATGCTAGCCTGTAATGGGTTAGATAGGGATTGAGAATGCTGGCAGGACATTCAACATCATCCCACTCGAAAGAGGGCAGACTTCCCGTCGGTTCCCCATTACGAGAAAATCTATAGAACCTCCCTAATGGTGACAAAGCAGTGCGACGCGAAAGCTAGCCAGATGATTGTCCCACTAGCCCAACAAGCTAGAACGGGACCGGTTGTTCCCCCAACCGTAGCCTAAGGAGGCATGCGTGACTGGTAACGGTCAGGTATGAAGCCCTCCCGACAATGAAGCCCGAACCGGAAGGTTGGAGCCGAATCCGTGAGGAGGAAGCAACTTCACCAGCGTCAGGTGATAGGGAGCTAGGCTTGAGGGTATGGTGAACGCAAGTGAAGTGACGCTAGAAGCCTCGTTACTCCAAGCAGGCCAAAGATGCTGATAGGCCTGAGCCAAAATGGCAAAGCGGATTGGATTCACTGCTTGCTTTTCAGTGAACGGGGACAGCAACTCCGCCGGGGTATAGTCACCACCTAACCCCTCGTGTCATCTGGTTGGAACGCGGTAAGCCCGTATCTTCGCCTTGAACATTCAAGGCAGGCAAACCGTAAGGAATGCTGATGGGGGTGCGGGTAGAGGAGGTGGGAAAAAGCGAATGCTAGCCTGTAATGGGCTAGATAGGGATTGAGAATGCTGGCAGGACATTCAACATCATCCCACTCGAAAGAGGGCAGACTTCCCGCCGGTCCCCCCTTACGAGAAAGTCTATAGAACCTTCCTAATGGTGACAATGCAAATGGCGGTGATCTTGAGTCACTGGTGCGGTCACCAACCTGCTCAAAAGGTAGAGAGGCTGTAGATGAGTATCGTAAAGGTTGCATGCACAACCGGTTCCTCTTAAATGAGGGGTCCTGGGGGGCTCGAGCCGGATGCGGGGAAACTTGCACGTCCGGTTCCTAGGGGGCTAGGGGGCAGCGATGCCCCCCTGCTACCCGACAATGGCGGTGACCTTGAGTCACTGGTGCGGTCACCAACCCTCCCACCAAGGGTAGGCAGGCTGTAGATGAGTATCGTAAAGGTTGTACACACAACCGGTTCCTCTTAAATGAGGGGTTTTGGGGGGCCTGAGCCGGATGCGAGGAAACTTGCACGTCCGGTTCTTAGGGGGCTAGGGGGCAGTAATGCCCCCCTGCTACCCGACTAACTTAGGAGTAACAACCAAGCAACGTCAGCCTTGCCTGCTTGGAATCTCGCCAGCCAATTTCCCTCCGAGGCAACATATGTCAGAACCCCACCGCGACACCAAGATTGGCCAAGTGCTCATGAACCGGTATCAGCTCACGGAGTTAATTGGCAAAGGCTCAATGGGGCGGGTCTATCGCGCAGAAGATATTCTCCTTGGGGGTGTTCCCGTTGCCGTTAAATTCCTGTCGCAAACCCTGCTCAACGATCGCATGAAAACCCGCTTTGCCCAAGAGGCGCGGGCGGGTGCGCTCCTTGGCCAGAAAAGTATGCACGTGGTGCGGGTGCTCGACTACGGCATGAATAACGAGGAAATTCCCTTCTACGTCATGGAATTTTTAGAGGGAGAAAACCTCAGTGATTTGCTCCTAGAAGAACCCCTGCCCTTAAGCCGATTTCTGCGCATTGCACGGCACATGTGCCTTGGTCTTCAGGTAGCCCATGAAGGAATTATCATCGAAGGCCAAAAATGCCCGATTATTCACCGGGACATCAAACCCAGTAATGTCCTTGTGATTCAGGATGGCACGATGGGGGAACTTGCCAAGCTATTAGATTTTGGGATTGCCAAATTTTTGGGGGATGTCCCTGAAAAGGGTCAAACCTCGTCGTTTATGGGCACTTTGGCCTATTGTTCGCCAGAACAGATTGAAGGGCGGGAATTGGATCACCGCTCGGACATCTACAGTCTTGGCATCACCATGTATGAGTTACTCACAGGCAAGATGCCCATTCAAGCGGAAAGCCACTCCATCGGTAGTTGGTTTAAGGCGCACCACTTCCAAAAGCCCATTCCCTTCAATGTGGCCAGTCCGGGGCTGCATCTTCCCCCTGCCCTTGAGGAACTGATCATGGCCTGTATGGCCAAATCCCCCAGCGATCGCCCCCAAAATGTTGCGGAAATTATCAAAGTTCTCACGGCCCTTGAGGACCAGTTTGGCAGTACTCGAGTCACTCAGCCGGGGGTAGAGGTGGGCGCAAAAGTATCTCAACCCTTAGAACGCCAATCTCAACCGCCTGTTGCCCTGGCAACGGTTGAGGAAGTCTGCTGGCAAAGTGTTTGGCCTGCGGATAAACCCGTAGCGGAAATTGTCTTTCCCATGCCCTTGTATGCCCAACGGGAATCAGCGGCGTCGCTGTGGGTGATGTTGCCTCGGTCAGAGATTGATCGGCGCATGCTGAATCTTCGCTACAACCAGTTTCTCTTCACCACCAGTCCCCACCCGATGATCCTCTGGATTACCGCCATCTATGATCCCCAGCAAGGTCCCCGCTGGTTGCCCTGTTATTTGGATATGAAACTGCCACGCAATCAGGAGCTCTGCCTTTTACTCTCGGAAACAGGTTATTACCCGCTGCTCTTTTTCTCCCTTGAGGATCCACAACACTGCATCAATGTCCGCACGTTTACGATCGCGACCTTTCAGCGGCAACTCCTACGGGACTGGCTGCAAACCAGTAAAAACTTACCCAGTTCGGCCCCAGCGGTTGTGAGCCGTAATCTCCTTAAGGCAGAATTTGAAAACTACAAGCCCCAAATCCTGGCCAAGCTAGAGAACGTGAAGATGGCTACAGTCATTGATTAGGGATACCGCGATCGCTCTCTAGGGCAGCAATAGAGAAAAATATATTAAGACTTGTTGCGGAATTGGTAAAGAATTGTTACAGTGAGGGTACAGGGTTCGATCAGGAGTCAAAACCATGGAAGATACCAAAACCATTAAAGCTGAAGACCGGAATGCATGGGTGTTTGGATTTACCCCCCAAGCTGAAATTTGGAACGGTCGCCTGGCCATGATTGGCTTTGTGGCGGCGCTGCTCACAGAACTGATCACCAAACAAGGTGTGCTTCACTTCTGGGGTCTCCTCTAGACCTTAACTCTCTCCCAATTTTCAGCGGTCAAAGTGTCATTTTGAGGTCAGTAATGGCCTCTTTTTTTGGGCCAATTGAGGGCTTAACACCACTTTTTCCCCAAAGAGAGCACACAGATCAAACACGAAAGACTAGGTAAAGGAGAGGATGGCTCTCCCTTCATAACATGCCAATGCTAAGAACGGTAGCGGGAAGCTCCGCGGTCAAAGCACCTATTGAAGGATCTTGTAATTGAGAGTTTGTGAATCTAGGAGTGATTTACCCGGGGAATCCCTAGACTGTAGTTGCGCACACGACTATTGAGGTTGTAGCCAATTTCCCCTTGCATAAGTAAGGAGCGAATAAAGTGCTCCAAGTCTGAGCCAATCCGCCGCAAATTGTATTCCGTCAAGTCTTCCCCTGCGGCATTGGCCACCAATTCCCGAAACTTGGCTTCTACTTTTGCAAGGGCGGCTTCGTTCCACTCCAATTCGTTATCGGGATCCACATTCAGCGTCAGCGTTTCGGTATCAGGATGAACTTCACCATCTACCACATGGCCGGCATAGATGTGAACGTGGCGTGTTGTGGACTTCAATAGCATGGCTAACCCAATGATGAGTGGACAGTAGTTGGTAAACGCTTCTACTATACCAAGAATCTTTTCAAGGAAAGTTTAGCAAAACTGATGCCTGAGCCCAAGAATCAATAATGCAACTGATCTAGTTTCTATAGGGCTTTTGGCGAGCGATCGCTGAACATAAAAGATACAAGGGGCAATTGCCCCCTCTATCAATCCAGATTTTAGGTGCCTCGCAAAATTTCCCATTTGCGGATGGAGTAGGCTGGCTGATTCTTGCCTGCCCGTGGTTGCTACCAGCGCCGCCACCCACCCGCCCAAGGGAGAGGGCCACTGGGGGGACGAATGTTCATCACCCCACCATTGGCGCAAGTCATACTAAAGGCGTCAAAATCGCGCTTACCCTATTTGCCCACAACTGTAAGGTTTCACTCGGCTGAATTGATGAAACCAAAGTAGCCCCGCATCCACAATCGCTTGGCCAGTATCCTCATCGAGGATAAAGTTATTGCTAACGACGCTGCGAACTTGCCGCGAATTGTTATCCCCTGAAAGTTAGTCAAATGGCAATCAGCGTTACCGACTGGCCAAAGCTGCCGGCCATTGGTGAAAGAATGCCCCCGTGATACTGATGAAAAGAGGAAGCGCAAACCTCGATCAACTTTCACAAACATTTTTCCTAAACGTTTTGGCTAAGGAGGCAGGAGACAAATTGACAAAAGGCAAGCAAATAACCACACTTGTTCCTTGACCCAGACAACTGCGAATTTCGCGTTGTCCTCGATGGGCATCGACAATTTGCTTGACGCTCCCTAGCCCGAAACCAATTCCCTGCAGTGGTTCCTGACCTTGGTAAAGGCGATCAAAGCACCCGCAGCCATGGGGAAGTGTGGCTTCTGGAATACCGCTCCCCCTATTCACGACAGCAATTTGAACATCGCAATCCGCAACTGTCGAGCAAAAGGCTGACCATTCGCCAGCTGTCCTTGGAGCCAAAAATAAAAAATAAAAGGTCACTGACTAGGGGTGCAGCCATTTGAGAAATGTTGGTTAGATTTTGCTCCACTGTTATCAGAGATTCAAGAGCCGTTGCTTGATCTGAAGTGCCATGTGAATGGGCTGTCGCTGATGGGGATCATGAATACACATTCCTAAAGGCGGGGGCGATCGCCGGTATAAAAAACTATGGTAACCATGTTGAAATCCCATTGTAATTAGACAATAAAGAGCCAAGTTCAGTTCAGTGTAAGTTTAGGGTTGAGCAGAAGGGGAAGGCGTGCTTAACTGAGTAAAGAGTTTTTAACACTTGCTGCTATGCCCTTGATAATGTCACTTTTGCAACCTTTGCTTGCCGATGTGGCAGCAGAATCAGTGAACCTAGCGGAAGCGGGTCCATTGATCTTGGCAGCTGTTCTGCTGAGTCTAGTGGTGATCTACTTTGCCAGCAAAGTCGGCGGTGAAATTTGTGCCCGCATTAACTTTCCACCCGTACTGGGGGAATTGGTAGGGGGTGTGGTCGTTGGTATTTCCGTCTTGCACCTGTTGGTGTTTTCTGAAGGGGGAACAACGGAACCCTCGCTTCTGACGACCTTTATCCAACAGACGGCAGGCATGGATGGCGCTGTCGCTGCAGTAGTTGCCAATACCGCCAGCGAAGTCATTTCCGTCCTCTCGGAAATTGGCGTCATGATCCTGCTCTTTGAGATTGGCTTGGAGTCGGATTTAGAGGGCCTGCTCAAGGTGGGTCCGCAAGCGGCTGTCGTTGCCGTCGTAGGGGTGATCGCTCCCTTTGTTGCCGGCACCCTTGGCCTTGTGACGCTGTTTCATGTGGACTTGGTACCCGCCATTTTTGCCGGGGCGGCTCTCACGGCAACCAGTATCGGAATCACGGCCAAAGTCCTTGCGGAGATTCAACGGCTAACTTCCCCGGAAGGTCAAATTATCATTGGGGCAGCGGTTCTGGATGACATTCTTGGCATTATTGTGCTGGCAGTGGTGGCGAGTCTAGCCAAAACCGGCACAGTCGAGATCAGCAATGTAATCTATCTGATGATTAGCTCCGTCGTGTTTTTGGTGGGTTCTGTGGTGGTGGGGCGGCTGCTGAGTCCTTTCTTTTTGGGGATGGTCGATCGCCTGAGCACACGCGGTAACTTGCTGGTTCCCTCCTTGATCTTTGCCTTTGTTCTGGGTTATATCGCTGTGATTCTGCAACTGGAAGCGATTCTTGGTGCGTTTACCGCTGGCTTAGTCCTTGGGGAAACGGAAAAACGGCGGGAGCTAGAGGAGCAGATTTTGCCCATTGCCGATATGTTGGTGCCGGTGTTCTTTGTCTGTGTTGGCGCCCGCACCGATATCAGTGTTTTGAATCCCCTAGAACCGGCCAATCGTGCGGGTCTGATCATTGCCTCTTTCCTCGTGCTGGTGGCCATTGTTGGTAAGGTGGTAACAGGAGCAACGGTCTTTGGTCAGCCGGGAATTAACCGATGGGCGATCGGCATTGGCATGGTGCCACGCGGCGAAGTGGGATTGATTTTTGCCGCTGTCGGGTCTGTCAGTGGTGTCCTCTCGAAGGCTTTAGATGCCGGCATTATCGTGATGGTGATTGTGACCACGTTCGTTGCGCCACCTCTGTTGCGTTTGGTCTTTAAGCCAGGGGCCACAGAGGCGTTACCAACCTCGGATGTTGCAGTGGAGTCTCCCCCAGAAGGATAGCAATGGAGCCGATTACGGTCATTGGTGGTGGTTTAGCCGGTACAGAAGCGGCTTGGCAAATTGCCCGTGCCGGTCTGCCGGTGGTCCTCTATGAAATGCGGCCGCAAGTGGCTAGTCCAGCCCACCATACGGCGGAGTTGGCAGAGTTGGTGTGCAGTAATTCCTTTGGTGCTAAGGCGAGCGATCGCGCCACGGGGCTATTACACCATGAACTGCGTGCCCTGGGGTCGTTGATTATTGCCACTGCCGATCGCCATCAAGTGCCTGCCGGAGGCGCCCTAGCGGTGGATCGCGCCCACTTTAGTCGTGAGTTGACTGAAACCCTTGAAAATCATCCCCTTGTGACAGTGCGGCGCGAAGAACTGCCCCACCTTCCAGAAAGCGGGATTGTGGTCTTAGCCACCGGCCCCCTGACCAGTGAAGCCCTGAGTGCCGATCTGCAATGCTTTACCGGACTGGACTACCTGAGTTTTTTTGATGCCGCCAGCCCAATTGTGGTCGGAGAGTCCATTAACCGCGAGGTGGCCTTTTTGGCTTCCCGCTATGACCGCGGCGAAGCGGCTTATCTCAACTGTCCCTTCAGTGCTGAAGAATACCAGCGGTTTTGGCAGGCGCTCTGTGAAGCCAAACAGGCGCCCCTAAAGGACTTTGAGCGCGAGAATGCCCAATTTTTTGAGGCTTGCCTACCCGTAGAGGAATTGGCGCGGCGAGGGGTGGATACGCTGCGGTTTGGCCCTTTGAAACCTGTGGGCTTGCGGGATCCACGTACGGGGGAGCGTCCCTATGCGGTGGCACAACTGCGCCAGGAGGATCGCCATGGCCAACTATGGAACTTGGTGGGTTTTCAAACCAATCTGCGCTGGGGGGAGCAGCAGCGGGTCTTTCGTATGATCCCCGGCTTAGAGCAGGCGGAGTTTGTGCGCATGGGGGTGATGCACCGCAATACCTTCTTAAATGCACCGAAGTTGTTGAAGGCCAGTCTTCAGTTTCGCGATCGCCCCACCCTCTTGGCAGCGGGTCAAATTACCGGTACCGAAGGTTATACGGCGGCAGCAGCAGGGGGCTGGTTAGCGGGAACGAACGCGGCTCGCTTGGCACGGGGACTTGCACCCTTGGTATTGCCCCCAACAACAATGGCTGGTGCCCTCTTTCACTACATCAGTACGGCTGAGAGCAAAACCTTCCAGCCCATGCCCCCCAACTTTGGCATTTTGCCCCCCCTAGAACAACCAGTGCGTCAAAAGGCATTGCGCTATGCCGCCTATCGCGATCGCGCCCTCAAAGATTTAAGCACCTGGGCAACAGCGATGTCGCTGCCCCTACAGCCTCTAGCGTTAGATGGGTGCGATCCTGCTGCCGTTGAAGCTGGAGCCTAAGATAAGCTGGCGGCAAGGTTGGCAAGCGATCGGGCCACTCAATGGCAACAATCCCCGGATCCATTTCTTCGCCGAGCCAATAGCGTTCCGGTGCCAAGGCTGCCACTTCAGCAGGCGTCAGGCGATAGAGATCAAAGTGATAGAGGGGTACACGCCCTTCGGGGTATTCCTGAATCAGCGTGAAGGTGGGGCTTTGAATGACATCCTCAATGTTCAATCCCTCCCCCAAGGCTTGCACAAACGTGGTTTTTCCTGCCCCAAGCTCTCCCGCCAACAGGAGCACTGTCCCCGGCGGCAGCCATGTCCCCCACTGACGCCCTAAGGCTTGCAGTT is a window of Thermosynechococcus vestitus BP-1 DNA encoding:
- a CDS encoding IS5-like element ISTel4 family transposase (programmed frameshift); translated protein: MRTPDYRRHDISDRVWERLEPHLPGRRGSWGGVAKDNRQFINAVFWILRTGAPWRDLPPEYGDWKNVHRRFCRWRDKGVWEKVLEQLIDEPDYEWLIIDATHVKVHPHATGAKGGNQDMGRTKGGFNTKIHLAVDAHGMPLRMVITAGTTADCRQAATLIEGIDAKYLLADKGYDSDALIAQAKEHGMQPVIPSRRHRRQRRECDKQLYRLRHLVENAFLHLKRWRGIATRYAKNTASFLAAVHIRCIAIWASIS
- a CDS encoding dipeptide ABC transporter ATP-binding protein, which translates into the protein MATLLELRELRVAYPRMETSSAATFVVDGVSFCVAAGERFGLVGASGCGKSTIGKAILRLLPPGSQIFGQIALQGQSLLGLSASQLQRLRGEQIGLVFQDPMTRLNPLMSIYDHCDELLRSHWFSWSRPQRRQRIIEVLERVKIPANRLHQYPHELSGGMRQRVAIALALLLNPPLIIADEPTTALDVTVAAEILEELTRLCQQEQRGLLLISHDLALMAKYCDRLAVMHQGKIMELGAAHQVLQRPQHPYTQSLLAATQLTSPQPPPLDTAPELLRVENLQRHYRLGGWLQPQTTIRAVDGVDLTLRRGETLGLVGESGCGKSTLSRLILQLIPANAGDVVFLGRSLTQLSAAQLRRTRRDLQMIFQDPHACLNPKMTVAQNLLEPLLIHRLMAKRAAQERVREMLMQVELTPAEAYLHRYPHALSGGQRQRVAIARALITHPQLVICDEPVSMLDAHIQAQVLALMQELKEQLQLTYLFITHDLAIARRFCDRVAVMYRGKIVELAPTAQLFAHPQHPYTQKLLAAALS
- a CDS encoding photosystem II manganese-stabilizing polypeptide produces the protein MKYRILMATLLAVCLGIFSLSAPAFAAKQTLTYDDIVGTGLANKCPTLDDTARGAYPIDSSQTYRIARLCLQPTTFLVKEEPKNKRQEAEFVPTKLVTRETTSLDQIQGELKVNSDGSLTFVEEDGIDFQPVTVQMAGGERIPLLFTVKNLVASTQPNVTSITTSTDFKGEFNVPSYRTANFLDPKGRGLASGYDSAIALPQAKEEELARANVKRFSLTKGQISLNVAKVDGRTGEIAGTFESEQLSDDDMGAHEPHEVKIQGVFYASIEPA
- a CDS encoding serine/threonine protein kinase, with translation MSEPHRDTKIGQVLMNRYQLTELIGKGSMGRVYRAEDILLGGVPVAVKFLSQTLLNDRMKTRFAQEARAGALLGQKSMHVVRVLDYGMNNEEIPFYVMEFLEGENLSDLLLEEPLPLSRFLRIARHMCLGLQVAHEGIIIEGQKCPIIHRDIKPSNVLVIQDGTMGELAKLLDFGIAKFLGDVPEKGQTSSFMGTLAYCSPEQIEGRELDHRSDIYSLGITMYELLTGKMPIQAESHSIGSWFKAHHFQKPIPFNVASPGLHLPPALEELIMACMAKSPSDRPQNVAEIIKVLTALEDQFGSTRVTQPGVEVGAKVSQPLERQSQPPVALATVEEVCWQSVWPADKPVAEIVFPMPLYAQRESAASLWVMLPRSEIDRRMLNLRYNQFLFTTSPHPMILWITAIYDPQQGPRWLPCYLDMKLPRNQELCLLLSETGYYPLLFFSLEDPQHCINVRTFTIATFQRQLLRDWLQTSKNLPSSAPAVVSRNLLKAEFENYKPQILAKLENVKMATVID
- a CDS encoding chlorophyll a/b-binding protein codes for the protein MEDTKTIKAEDRNAWVFGFTPQAEIWNGRLAMIGFVAALLTELITKQGVLHFWGLL
- the ndhM gene encoding photosynthetic/respiratory NAD(P)H-quinone oxidoreductase subunit M → MLLKSTTRHVHIYAGHVVDGEVHPDTETLTLNVDPDNELEWNEAALAKVEAKFRELVANAAGEDLTEYNLRRIGSDLEHFIRSLLMQGEIGYNLNSRVRNYSLGIPRVNHS
- a CDS encoding sensor histidine kinase, coding for MTFYFLFLAPRTAGEWSAFCSTVADCDVQIAVVNRGSGIPEATLPHGCGCFDRLYQGQEPLQGIGFGLGSVKQIVDAHRGQREIRSCLGQGTSVVICLPFVNLSPASLAKTFRKNVCES
- a CDS encoding cation:proton antiporter, with translation MSLLQPLLADVAAESVNLAEAGPLILAAVLLSLVVIYFASKVGGEICARINFPPVLGELVGGVVVGISVLHLLVFSEGGTTEPSLLTTFIQQTAGMDGAVAAVVANTASEVISVLSEIGVMILLFEIGLESDLEGLLKVGPQAAVVAVVGVIAPFVAGTLGLVTLFHVDLVPAIFAGAALTATSIGITAKVLAEIQRLTSPEGQIIIGAAVLDDILGIIVLAVVASLAKTGTVEISNVIYLMISSVVFLVGSVVVGRLLSPFFLGMVDRLSTRGNLLVPSLIFAFVLGYIAVILQLEAILGAFTAGLVLGETEKRRELEEQILPIADMLVPVFFVCVGARTDISVLNPLEPANRAGLIIASFLVLVAIVGKVVTGATVFGQPGINRWAIGIGMVPRGEVGLIFAAVGSVSGVLSKALDAGIIVMVIVTTFVAPPLLRLVFKPGATEALPTSDVAVESPPEG